The following coding sequences are from one Sphingomonadaceae bacterium OTU29LAMAA1 window:
- a CDS encoding ABC transporter substrate-binding protein translates to MIRRLALAIALLPLVSAAPLPRVPRIVSINPCIDAVLMQVADPSQIAGISHYSQDPRATSISVALAKRFRATSGTAEEVVALAPDMVITGPHVEPATLAALTRMKIAIVQYPVPDSVEESEAQVRDIARVAGHSARGEALARRIAVAARPVAGATVPALIWQSGGLVPGAGTLSDDLLRRAGFRNMSAVYGLKKWDVLPLEYLIARPPRVLLSMGAAEVGEDRVTAHPAVKRLGQRIAIAPYPTRLMNCGGPTIIAAMTRLRAIRKGYGV, encoded by the coding sequence TTGATCCGACGACTTGCCTTGGCGATTGCGCTGTTGCCGCTGGTGTCGGCGGCACCGCTGCCGCGGGTGCCACGGATCGTGTCGATCAACCCGTGTATCGATGCGGTGCTGATGCAGGTCGCTGATCCTTCGCAGATCGCCGGGATCAGTCACTATTCGCAGGACCCACGCGCGACGTCGATATCGGTGGCGCTGGCGAAGCGGTTCCGCGCGACGTCCGGCACCGCGGAGGAGGTGGTGGCGCTCGCCCCCGACATGGTCATCACCGGGCCGCACGTCGAACCTGCGACCCTTGCCGCGCTCACCCGGATGAAGATCGCCATCGTGCAATATCCGGTGCCCGATTCGGTCGAGGAGAGCGAAGCACAGGTGCGCGACATCGCGCGGGTCGCCGGTCATTCGGCGCGGGGCGAGGCGCTCGCCCGGCGTATCGCGGTGGCGGCGCGGCCGGTGGCGGGTGCGACGGTGCCGGCGTTGATCTGGCAATCGGGCGGGCTGGTGCCGGGGGCGGGAACGCTGTCCGACGACCTGCTGCGCCGCGCCGGTTTCCGCAACATGAGCGCGGTCTATGGCCTGAAGAAATGGGATGTGCTGCCGTTGGAATATCTGATCGCCAGGCCGCCGCGCGTGCTGCTGTCGATGGGCGCGGCCGAGGTGGGGGAGGATCGCGTGACCGCGCATCCGGCGGTGAAGCGGCTGGGCCAGCGGATCGCGATCGCGCCCTATCCTACGCGGCTGATGAATTGCGGCGGGCCGACGATCATCGCGGCGATGACGCGGCTGCGTGCCATCCGCAAAGGCTATGGCGTATGA
- a CDS encoding iron ABC transporter permease, with protein MSRLNLLLLVGVVIVAALSVASGKVWVPLDAWTAADPRSIIMVELRLPRTLLALLVGAALGLSGAVMQGYLRNPLADPGLFGVSSGAALGAVLALYFGYAAQLWLLPGFALLGAAGTMALLAVIAGRSGSLILFTLAGMILTSITGSLTSLAISLAPTPFVSSQIVTWLLGALTDRSWDDVKVALPLIVIGAALLATTARALDALTLGEQAARSMGVDPGRLQYVVIVGIALTVGASVASAGVIGFVGLMVPHLVRPLAGNRPSAILLPSALGGALLLTLADSLVRLAPTVSELRLGIAMSMLGGPFFMYLLFRMRRRLA; from the coding sequence ATGAGCCGGCTCAACCTTCTACTGCTGGTCGGCGTGGTCATCGTCGCCGCGCTGTCGGTGGCGTCGGGCAAGGTGTGGGTGCCGCTGGATGCCTGGACGGCGGCCGATCCGCGATCGATCATCATGGTCGAACTGCGGCTGCCGCGGACGCTGCTGGCGTTGCTGGTGGGTGCGGCGCTGGGGCTGTCGGGAGCGGTGATGCAGGGGTATCTGCGCAACCCGCTCGCCGATCCCGGGTTGTTCGGGGTGTCGTCGGGGGCGGCGCTGGGCGCCGTGCTGGCGCTGTATTTCGGCTATGCCGCGCAGCTGTGGCTGCTGCCCGGTTTCGCGCTGCTCGGCGCGGCGGGGACGATGGCGTTGCTGGCGGTGATTGCCGGACGATCGGGCAGCCTGATCCTGTTCACGCTGGCTGGGATGATCCTGACGAGCATCACCGGATCGCTCACCAGCCTGGCGATTAGCCTTGCGCCGACGCCGTTCGTCTCGTCGCAGATCGTGACGTGGCTGCTCGGCGCGCTGACCGACCGTAGCTGGGACGACGTCAAGGTCGCGCTGCCGCTGATCGTGATCGGTGCGGCCCTGCTGGCGACGACGGCACGTGCGCTGGATGCGCTGACGCTGGGCGAACAGGCGGCGCGGTCGATGGGCGTCGATCCGGGGCGGCTGCAATATGTCGTCATCGTCGGCATCGCGCTGACCGTCGGCGCATCGGTGGCGTCGGCGGGGGTGATCGGCTTCGTCGGGCTGATGGTGCCGCACCTCGTCCGGCCGCTGGCGGGCAACCGGCCTTCCGCGATCCTGCTGCCCTCCGCACTCGGCGGCGCGCTGTTGCTGACGCTGGCGGATAGCCTCGTGCGGCTCGCGCCAACGGTCAGCGAATTGCGACTTGGAATAGCGATGTCGATGCTGGGCGGGCCGTTCTTCATGTATCTGTTGTTCCGCATGCGACGGAGGCTCGCATGA
- a CDS encoding ABC transporter ATP-binding protein encodes MSVLAAEAIGLSLGGNRILDDVSFAFRRGRVTALLGANGAGKSTLLACLAALRQPDSGRATLDGRDVQTIDRRERARAIGLLPQAADVHWDVDVATLVGLGRFPHRGRWGETDADRAAVVRALAATDMTALADRGVERLSGGERGRALLARVLAGEPDWLLADEPLASLDPAHKLDVLARLRGVAAAGGGVVLVLHDLHLAARVADDAVLLRHGRVIAAGPADAVLTAPLIAEAYGVEVEIGTTPAGQRFILPIAR; translated from the coding sequence ATGAGCGTGCTCGCTGCCGAAGCGATCGGCCTGTCGCTGGGCGGCAATCGCATACTCGACGACGTCAGCTTCGCCTTCCGGCGCGGACGGGTGACGGCGCTGCTCGGTGCGAACGGTGCCGGCAAGAGCACGTTGCTCGCCTGTCTCGCGGCGTTGCGGCAGCCGGACAGCGGCCGTGCGACGCTGGACGGGCGCGACGTGCAGACGATCGACCGGCGCGAGCGGGCACGGGCGATCGGCCTGCTGCCGCAGGCGGCGGACGTGCATTGGGATGTCGATGTCGCGACGCTGGTCGGGCTCGGCCGGTTTCCGCATCGCGGGCGCTGGGGCGAGACGGATGCCGACCGCGCAGCGGTGGTGCGCGCGCTGGCAGCGACGGACATGACCGCACTGGCGGATCGCGGCGTGGAGCGATTGTCGGGCGGTGAGCGCGGCCGGGCGCTGCTGGCGCGGGTGCTGGCGGGGGAGCCGGACTGGCTGCTCGCCGACGAGCCGCTCGCCAGCCTCGATCCCGCGCACAAGCTCGATGTGCTCGCGCGGTTGCGCGGCGTGGCGGCGGCGGGCGGCGGCGTGGTGCTGGTGCTGCACGACCTGCATCTGGCGGCGCGGGTTGCGGACGATGCGGTGCTGCTGCGCCATGGTCGCGTCATCGCCGCCGGTCCCGCCGACGCGGTGCTGACCGCGCCGCTGATCGCCGAAGCCTATGGCGTCGAGGTCGAGATCGGCACCACCCCCGCCGGGCAGCGATTCATTCTGCCGATCGCACGGTGA
- the cbiB gene encoding adenosylcobinamide-phosphate synthase CbiB — protein sequence MNHAALLLPMLIAEAALGYPRRWPHPVMAVGALIGRVERSWNRGSRSLRRAGGIGLLVLLVALSVLAGRSIERLAGSGWGLIAVVAIGTTGLAQRSLYDHVAAVLGPLANRDLPAARQAVAMIVGRDTATLDKAGIATAAIESLAESFCDGVVAPAFWFVVAGLPGLFAAKAINTADSMVGHRTPELRWFGWASARADDVVNWLPARLSGMLVCLAGGGGWRVMLRDARHHASPNGGWPEAAMAGALVCRLGGPVRYDGEPSPRAWLGEGRAPDAGDLGEALRVYRRACLLLWLLVGGLVCLP from the coding sequence GTGAACCATGCCGCGCTCCTGCTGCCCATGCTGATCGCGGAGGCGGCGCTGGGCTATCCGCGCCGCTGGCCGCATCCCGTGATGGCAGTGGGTGCGCTGATTGGCCGGGTGGAGCGGTCGTGGAACCGGGGGAGCAGGTCGCTACGTCGTGCGGGTGGGATCGGCCTGCTGGTGCTGCTGGTCGCGCTTTCGGTTCTGGCGGGTCGTAGTATCGAACGGCTTGCGGGATCGGGCTGGGGCCTGATCGCCGTCGTCGCGATCGGCACCACCGGCCTCGCACAGCGCAGCTTGTACGATCACGTTGCCGCCGTGCTCGGCCCGCTCGCGAACCGCGATCTGCCCGCCGCACGGCAGGCCGTGGCGATGATCGTCGGCCGCGACACCGCGACGCTGGATAAGGCGGGCATCGCCACGGCCGCGATCGAGAGCCTGGCCGAGAGCTTCTGCGACGGCGTTGTCGCGCCGGCCTTCTGGTTCGTCGTCGCCGGACTGCCTGGCCTGTTCGCAGCGAAGGCGATCAACACCGCAGATTCGATGGTCGGGCACCGCACGCCGGAGCTGCGCTGGTTCGGCTGGGCTTCGGCGCGAGCGGACGATGTCGTCAACTGGTTGCCCGCGCGCCTGTCCGGCATGCTGGTGTGCCTTGCGGGGGGTGGCGGGTGGCGGGTGATGTTGCGCGACGCGCGCCATCATGCCTCGCCTAATGGCGGCTGGCCCGAAGCGGCGATGGCGGGCGCGCTCGTCTGCCGGCTTGGCGGGCCGGTGCGCTATGACGGCGAACCGTCGCCGCGGGCATGGCTTGGCGAGGGGCGCGCACCCGATGCGGGTGACTTGGGCGAGGCGCTGCGTGTGTATCGTCGCGCGTGTCTGTTGCTCTGGCTGCTGGTCGGGGGCCTCGTATGCCTGCCGTGA